tttctatcaatatggcatattgatagggggagtttgtttaaactctaagagttaaggttaactccgtttatgatgatatgttgtttagatttttgaatctaagagtttctatcaatatggcatattgatagggggagtttgtttaaactccgggagttaagtttaactccgtcatcaactggttgtcatcatcaaaaagggggagactattgaatctcgtattttgatgatgaaactacttgatatatgtttatgatttaatctgcgttttgagtgatgcaggatgcctcgatcaggatgagacaattaaagctggaaaatcatgttgtgccggaggaacatgtcagaagattggacgtcgggccggtggatcggtcgacatattgacagaaggcttcgggctgtggactcgggcatcgggccaagaagagcgggtattgtgccaaggatatcggagttgcggagccaactggccgattgggcaataggccgcaggaaatgacgatgcgccgaagaatcggacgaagcgttgagggaccaatgacatgccggacaacttggttaattgcttagaattaattgtctcgatcgaagtttttattttgagtgtgcaggattaactacgatgaaagtaagacatgcagtaggagttgcgccggagtcatgacaatgatcacgttgggagttcgagagctcgacggaagttcggacagtcgtcggaggttctgcgggaataaatccgagaagtccagaagcttgccaaaggagctcgtcggaacttgccaagtggatcgtcatagtccaggagtttgccggaagtccgcaggagcatcaccgagggttcatcggatgatcgacgaaagttcgccggaaactcgctggaagaagcgagtgacgcaccgaagcaagctgcagaatatgtcttaggaaataatcgtagttagcactttgattaagttagaaatgggaggtgatcccattagcttaatcttggggcaattgggcccctgaagaactcaaattgggtcgaatggttcaacccattcggacccaggttgctgtgggaggtgcaaccacccaggcagggaggtagcaccgcccaggctatgtctcccagcgagactgggcggtgcaaccgccccagccaagaggtgcaaccgcccagggctcagtctccgagcgagactgggcggtgcaacctcctctgtcaggaggtagcaccgctagagctcaagtttcgagctctgctaggcggtgcaacctctctagtcaggcagtgcaaccgcctgagcttggtcttcgagctctggcagagaggtgcaaccgcccctgacagaggtggcatcgcccagaggctcagtcttcgagctctgccaggcggtgcaaccgccccagtcaggaggtgcaaccgcctgatcccggaattccgggatttgatcattttgagctccaaatttgaactgggttggggcctataaataccccacccattcagcactgaaaagatacagacctataccgaattcttgatcttttctgtgattctaagagctcaaatttgtgtaaagtccaaaagttctcctctttctgttcttcaagtcttgagttgtaaagagaggagagaaaggttctgtaagggttgtcttctgagcccgtcaaaaggagtgaaactgtaaaagggcagttggccttcgcctattgaaggaaggcctctagttgacgtcggtgacctagtcaatggaggaagccaaaagtggagtaggtcaagactaaccgaaccactctaaatctctggtttgcttttattttgagcactttatcattactgcaaacctcctacatagctactgctctctgcgcttttacgaacaagtttctaagttctgatctttctgaatctgcattcagacgtaaatcgatgttttcgtacgatctttacattgtagtttacatttacgttttgattctatttataactgcaaactgtcttctgcgcttttacgaacgagtttctttgcagtttacgtttacgttttgattccatttagatgcaaactgcgcttagacgcaatctgcgcttagacgcaaactgcgcttagacgcaatctgagcttagacgcaaactgcgcttagatgcaaactgtgcttagacgcaatatgcatttagacgcaaactgcatttagacgcaaactacataaactgcgcttagacgcaaactgtgtttagacgtaaactgcacttaatcataagtaatcttagaatcgggttttgcatcaaaatagtttttatcgaacgaacgcagctttcgtttttaatcgctgaaagatttccgctacactaattcacccccccccccccctcttagtgctctcgatcctaacaataatagggattagaattgggccaacccaattaggggatagttgggccaagtttaggctgtgttgggccaagagaaaggctcaaacagttaCCAAACAGACTCAGtctcagtcttcgagactatatcaggcggtggtaccacccagactcagtcttcgagactgtctgggcggtggtaccacccagactcagtcttcgagactgtctgggcggtggtaccgcccagtgtcagactgtaggcggtgataccgcccgtaccttgaaatttcgggtgtttgaattttgggctccaaatttgaatccatttggggcctataattatcctagctattcttgcatggattaacaagaaatattgagcaaaaccctatgattctaaagttgtaaactttagaaagttgagttccctcctcccaaagcttagagagagttctaagggaggtgtgagaggaataccttgtaaaagagggttgtaaaagtttgtctcctaaacctgtgaaaaggagaagaggggtgtaaaagggtagttggtcttcatccattgaaagaagacccatagtggatgctggtggccttgacggaagaggaatcgacaaagtggatgtaggtcacgacgaccgaaccactctaaaatctggtttacatttcctttgagcaatttactttaaactgcaaaccattttacttgcttactgctttcaagtcaagcatattttcgagatcggttttcaacgaacgaGAAAATTTCAGAACCgatgtgatttttaccgctgtactaattcatcctCCCTCTTAATGCCGACCCCGTTTCTAACAGTCCCTCTTTCATCAAAGTAGGGACACGTTATTCTCAATAACATATATAGGAATTGTCCAATTGTTATGTTTGACGATTCGTTAATTCTCAAGGGAAATCACTCTACCTATTCTTggcaagaaaataaaatcatctcatattaGTCGTATCTATATCGGAATGAAATAATATATTGAAACATATCAATTTATCTTTCAAACATCTTGTATAATATCAATTAGTCATCAAATAACTTGAACCATAGCTCAATCGATCCAATTTGACTCAATTTAACTATAACATAACTAAACTAGTCTCTAATTCACATTTAATCAATTTATAGCTAGATTAGTATAATTTGAATTAGATTGAGTTCAATTCAAGTTAAATAAATTTGAAAAAGTCAAGTCAGTTTGGAATCACTGATCTAAATTAATCAAATTTGATTTAGTTTAATCAATATTTCAACCCAAATCAAATGAAGCAAGAGTAATGGGTTAGACTACTTAATACTAGGCTTGGTGGGATCAGCCCATGTACATTGGTTATTTGTATTGCACATAGCTATACATCAACTATACCAAGTTGAGCCAGCCCAGAGCCCATAGATTGGTCATATGCACTAGGCATAATTGCTTATGTTAGGCTGGGTTGAGCTAGCATACAGCTTCGAGCTTGACCTATGGGTTGGCTCCAGCGTGCTAATTGATTTCAACCTGATTCTAACTAATTCCCTCAATTCCAAATTAtgacataataaaattataatcaaaatatttattcattAGATTAAGCAGTTAAATATTACTCAATTCATAagcattaaaattataataaaaagatttatttaaaatatttattcattaGCATTGATTGGATTGACAAGCTCAAACTTCAAGAAAGATGTTTatctaataattttatttaatattttttgatCCTTCAACGGTGGATGTATTATTCCACGACATTTCAGTTCTATCAACTAATAGAAAATAAATTCTAGCAATCCTAATGCTCATAGTaatcgtaaaaaaaaaaatatttaaaaaaaatatgttgAATGAAATGCACAAGAGTATAACCCTCAAATCAACTGAAATTAGAATATATGTTAATGATTGGATATAGAGCCCAACAGatcatttaataatgaaaatttgTTTGACACATCAATTATAGAAGCAATCGAAATGTCCATTAGGAATTGACTTAAGGTATTGCTTAATTTATGTCATTATGTATGTAAAACTAAGTAagcaatgacaaaaaaaaaaaatcatacaatattaaaaaaaataattaaaatattcataatatttaaaaatatttgacaAAAGCTAGTTTTGGAATGGAATCGGGAATCGATTGAGTTTCGGTTTCATATTTCATAGAACCAAAATTATGGATTTTGGAACAGGAACTACTAAGTCCAAAATCTAGGTTAAGCCTATCTAATAGGATCTTTCACTTATTTCTCTCTCTATTAGTTTCTTGGTTCTCTTATTTTCCTTTTAAAAACTAATTTGACTTTAAGGTTCAAACCAATAAGATCCAACCCGTTCTGATACAAAGCTAAAAATTTTACAGATAGATGGTGGACATCAATAATTATAGAGATAATTGAATTTTATAGAGAAGAAAGAATAAATAAACTAAAAACTCTGTATCCAAAGGATTTCATTACTTATATATTTATCGAGGGTATATGACAAAGACAAATCTTAATTAAGATTTTTACACcaaaattttacttaattataaaatttacgtTAATATTCAAACACGGGAATGGAAAGGATAGTTTGCGCTAAAATggggaagaaaaatgagaatatCCTGTTCCAACATCAAATTGGAAATAATGGTTGCCGTTCTTATTCTCATTCCCTATTCCGTATTTGCTTAAACTCATTGCGAAATAGACTTTGTAATTGTAACACGGAATAGTGAACTCTAAGAATCATATAAATGGAACATTGGCAGTATTCTTAGAGAAATGAAACATTCATGTTTTATTGCTTTtcgagagatgaacaagaagatgctCCAAacaaggaggaagagagagaactAACTACATGTAACACTTGTTTGGCACCAATATGGGACTAGTCCAACAAGTCAACGTTATTCAACGTATGTAAATACTACAAGTCAAACACATATATATGGTATCTTAGTTCGCAAACTTGGACTTTATGGCGGTGACAACCTTCTGATCCACCTGAAAAGCTTTGGCCAGCACATCGTCGGGAATCGCCGGCGTCGATCCGAACAGGGTAGTGGAGGCGATCACCACCCCCGGGAGCTGGCTGTCGAAGGTGGTGATGGCGAGCGCCTTCTTCGTTCCGACGTTGTATTGGAAGTGAATGAGGCCCTTGGGCACCACGAACATCTCGCCGGGATTCAAGACCTTGGAGAAGAACTGGTTGTTGGTGCTGACGAACCCCACCAGCAGTCGACCCTGGAGGAGGATGATGAGCTCTGTGGCTCTCGGGTGGCTGTGGGACGGGTTGACGCCGCCGGGGGCGACATCGACACGGTTCATGGAGACGCCGAGGGTGTTGAGTCCCGCGAAGCTGAGGACGTTCGCAGGGGTCACGCTGGAACCGAAGATGTTGCTGGTGTTGCCCTCGTTGGACAGCCCGGCGAAGAAGAAGTCGTCGGACGTGACGTTGGAGGCAGGCTTGCACGGGAACCCATTGACGACCACGCCAGTAGCTCCGAAGTCGGCGACGCAGAAGTCCTGCAGAGGGTGAGGGTCGGCGCGGGTCGATGCAAGGAGGAGggtgaaggagaggaagaggacaaAGGACTGTGCAGCACACCGCAACTCCATTCTCAGATGGTGGTTTATGTTGATGGTGATGAGAGGAGGGTGATGCATGTATGGTTTGTATATATAGTAAGAATAGATTTGAAGGAGTCATTGTAACTTTTAGCTTGCTTGTCGCAACCAACCTCTTCTGAAATCGACAGAATAATCAGTCATATTGATAAGGTTAATGGAATAGTCATATGATTGATTCATTGCATAGAATAAGGAATGGGTCTCAATAATGGACTTTCAAGGCTGAACAAGAAGCTTAATCTAATGCGTATAttgctactatcaaccaagtcataGCTATCTTTCCTTGTTGTTGGGGTGTAACTTTACTATATTATTTCCTCTGTTGATTGTATACCATCACGCGTTTATATGTAATATAGTATACAATGTTCATAGTATTATCAGTTCTCCAGTGCAATTAAACTAGGAGTCTTAATCTGAAAACGATTATGATAAGTCCTATCCTATTAAGGACAGGACTTGTGTACACCCCAAGTCTGATATGTATAATAGCAGCAAGGGATTCTAATCAGGtttgttttattaaaatattttgagttctttttattatgtttgactttctctgtcttttttttattttaattttgtgatatacatgatattttttattagtgATGTTAAGTAGAAGCATAGGCATCACCATATGATCTTTGTTGCCTGTCTCGTTTAAGAAGATCATTATTTGATATGCAGCATAAAGATGAAAACTTGTTtcgaaatcaatatttataagagATTTTGAAGGAGGTTCTTATATAGTCAAAGCCATGAAAGAAATGTTGGAGAGGAAGAAGTTCTATACActttcaaaattaaaaataattatacagatccataattaaaaaatatatcagaatATCAATGTAAGATTAACATGATTCaatatatctatagaaaaataaaatataatgagaCCAATAAGTATGCATggtgatttaaagtaatgataatttttggataatttatagtttattgagcttgatgatttatatgatttttgtattgcttttcgattataaataatgaagtaTGACCTTTGTATGAAAGCCTTGAacgtgaaatcaatcacaaaatttagaactaaaagaacttgagctatctttaatcttataggaatttatctacgttgctttcattgaattttttgaaaagtgattttgatgatgattttggattccttttcgtatgattcattttaataatgggATTAtctatccaatcgaatcatttatcgatgttgtgacttgagatgtattttatataaaatattttttcttgattcacgtatgatttacttgtctaagagaagatttatctaaatgaatctagattcttgacattaataatttgatatttatttgaatcaggatatcttatttgatctcctatgattttagtcgttatttactaaaaaagagatttgtcaagataaatcattcacgaattaatttttcatattaacatccttcatgtcatgatttttatatgacttctttgtaattatgatttgtatatctcataatataattgaatcattaatgaaaaaaaggagagattaatgaatctatctatgtcttttttatgaatctcttgaaaattattttaatttgatgatttgaatttgattgagctttatcttgattttttgagatttataacttgagatttcttatgcatgaatcaaaatattatatcatttaatctcctatgtttcttttttctatttataaaagaagagatttgttgaaataaatcatgtcttgtggttcatgatttgatattaatatctttcatgtcatgatttattattgatattcctttgtattcataaattgtatatctcatcaccaaattaatttttttttatgatgacttgaacatttacaccattatgttcttcccttcttctttcttgtttacaatgacaaaagggggaaagaaaatagctagcatacCAAGAGAACTAAATTTGTtatcttgaatgataaacttagacatgttagatctctcaaatgtataaattcttcttatacatttttcggattatgatcttgatttctcgatttttagacttgaatcttctttttgaatcaagattgtatccctatcattccttctatatacaaaagaagagatgtcaaaaatcatgacttgatcttttatttttgatgattgaaataatgattggaatattgatgtaaatttgttgtttatctttgtcatgttttgaaaattattgtaaaggaaaaaagaattacaaaattgtattctttcctttttttttacaatgacaaagggggcaataaaatatgctagcttacatgatgatatatgcaagaagaagctaaaacttattagtttgcataTCGTAaagagagcaaaacttgctagcttgctcatatcaaaagagaagtaagaagtgctatcttgcaaatctcaagagtaaCAATGTTGCTCagctacacatttcaaaaagatacaAAAGCATACTATCCtgtacatttcaaaaattactagctcaagatacaaaatttagaaactttcctattgcaaaaagaagagaaactcactagcttgaatgttctaaagtgatgaaaattttgctaaatAGCTATGCATTCatgtctctaaaacttgatagttgtacttctcctttttgttgatgacaaagggagagaagatatgatgatatgagaatcatacatggtaggatgtaatatactttgatatttttaatgtcatgatgatttgaaatatttattatgttgtatgcaatattatgattggttctttcaatattcatgaagcaTGCAATGATCAAatattaatgattaaattttctttgacttgaattcaacttgaattcaaggttgtatcaatatggcatattgataggggaaatttagtttaaactccgtcatcaattggttatcatcataaaaaagggggagattgttgaatctcattttttgatgatgaaattaattgatgtgtttgttatctagtgtgcgtttaagtgacgcaggaagcttcgatcagggagagataattaaatgcaggaagaatcatgttgggccggaatggaacatatcagaagattgaatatcgagtcggaggatcggtcgacatattgacagaaggctttgggctaagaagagtaaaaattacactaaggaaattaAAATTACAgagatcaactagccgattaggcaataggcgcaagagaggacgatgcgctaaagaatcgaacGAGACGTCGATGAATCAATAACAAactggacaatatttgatttgttttgtaataattgtctagatcgaagtaggttttaggtgtaattgggttaaaATTGAGCCAACACAATTAGGGactaattgggc
The DNA window shown above is from Musa acuminata AAA Group cultivar baxijiao chromosome BXJ2-4, Cavendish_Baxijiao_AAA, whole genome shotgun sequence and carries:
- the LOC135609067 gene encoding germin-like protein 3-8 — its product is MELRCAAQSFVLFLSFTLLLASTRADPHPLQDFCVADFGATGVVVNGFPCKPASNVTSDDFFFAGLSNEGNTSNIFGSSVTPANVLSFAGLNTLGVSMNRVDVAPGGVNPSHSHPRATELIILLQGRLLVGFVSTNNQFFSKVLNPGEMFVVPKGLIHFQYNVGTKKALAITTFDSQLPGVVIASTTLFGSTPAIPDDVLAKAFQVDQKVVTAIKSKFAN